A single genomic interval of Cucumis sativus cultivar 9930 chromosome 5, Cucumber_9930_V3, whole genome shotgun sequence harbors:
- the LOC101220162 gene encoding tripeptidyl-peptidase 2 isoform X1 → MQNAPLLLQFPILPSLLFPFSSLSLPSPTAPSIPFLTSLVHTSVLRKRFCFQAMPSAGGGDGLVNGGGAFSGFSLTESSFLASLMPKKEIAADRFIEANPEFDGRGVLIAIFDSGVDPAAAGLQVTSDGKPKILDILDCTGSGDVDISKVVKADEDGCIIGASGASLVVNSSWKNPSGEWHVGYKFVYELFTDTLTSRLKKERKKDWDEKNQEEIAKAVKVLDDFDQKHTKVEDPNLKRVREDLQHRIDILKKQADCYDDKGPVIDAVVWHDGEVWRVALDTQSLEDKPTSGKLANFVPLTNYKIERKFGVFSKLDACTFVVNVYDEGNILSIVTDCSPHGTHVAGIATAFHPKEPLLNGVAPGAQLISCKIGDTRLGSMETGTGLTRALIAAVEHKCDLINMSYGEPTLLPDYGRFVDLVNEAVNKYRLIFVSSAGNSGPALNTVGAPGGTSSSIIGVGAYVSPSMAAGAHCVVEAPSEGLEYTWSSRGPTADGDLGVCISAPGAAVAPVPTWTLQRRMLMNGTSMASPSACGGIALLISAMKAENITVSPYLVRKALENTTIPVGCLPEDKLSTGQGLMQVDKAYEYIRQSQNVPCVWYKVKINQSGKLSPTTRGIYLREASACRQLSEWTVQIEPQFHEDANNLEELVPFEECIALHSSEKTVVTVPDYLLLTHNGRSFNVVVDPSNLSDGLHYYELYGIDCKAPWRGPLFRIPVTITKPVVVVDRPPIVSFTRMSFLPGHIERRFIEIPHGSSWVEATIQTIGFDTTRKFFIDTVQILPLKRPLKWESVVTFSSPASKSFCFPVVGGQTMELAIAQFWSSGIGSRESSLVDFELTFHGVSTNKDEIVFDGSEAPVRIDAEALLASEKLTPAAILNKIKVPYRPCEAKLCTLPTDRDRLPCGKQILSLTLTYKFKLEDGAEVKPTIPLFNDRIYDNKFESQFYMISDTNKRIFAMGDAYPKFKKLPKGEYNLQLHIRHEDVQCLEKMKQLVVFIERKLEDKDTIKLNFFSQPDGPMIGNSAYKSSVLVPGKKEAFFIGPPSKDKFPKNSPQGSVLSGAISYAKLGIVNSSKESSRKMPAYYQISFIVPPTKPEEDKGKGSSPALTKTISERLIEEVRDAKIKFLSSLKPESDEEFSEWKKLCSSLKSEYPNYTPLLSKVLEGLISQRNIEDRSCHDEEVIDAANEVVDSIDRDELARYFALKNDPEDEDVEKIKKKMEATRDQLAGALYQKGLALAEIESLKSEVESTSTLVREDAKDAGKSEDSFEENFKELRKWVDVKSSKFGTLAVLREKRCGRLGTALKVVTDVIENNGETPKKKLYELKLSLLEEIGWSHLVSYEKQWMHVRFPSGLPLF, encoded by the exons ATGCAAAATGCACCGCTTTTACTTCAATTCCCCATTCTGCCCTCCCTGCTCTTccccttctcttctctttcacTTCCTTCTCCCACTGCTCCTTCCATTCCATTTCTTACCTCATTAGTCCACACCTCTGTTCTTCGAAAACGATTTTGTTTTCAGGCAATGCCTTCTGCTGGCGGTGGCGACGGCCTCGTTAATGGTGGTGGTGCTTTCTCCGGCTTCAGTCTCACTGAATCCTCCTTCTTAGCCTCTTTAATGCCTAAGAAAGAAATTGCTGCTGATCGCTTCATTGAGGCTAATCCTGAGTTCGATGGCCGTGGTGTTCTTATTGCGATTTTTG ATAGTGGTGTTGACCCTGCTGCTGCGGGATTGCAAGTGACATCAGATGGAAAGCCTAAGATATTGGATATTCTTGATTG TACGGGGAGCGGCGATGTTGATATTTCGAAGGTGGTGAAGGCTGATGAAGATGGTTGCATTATTGGAGCTTCAG GGGCTTCTTTGGTTGTCAATTCTTCGTGGAAGAACCCTTCTGGTGAGTGGCATGTGGggtataaatttgtttatgagTTATTTACAGACACATTGACTTCTCGTTTGAAG aaagagagaaagaaggatTGGGATGAAAAGAACCAGGAGGAGATTGCCAAGGCTGTTAAGGTTCTTGATGACTTTGATCAG AAACACACCAAGGTGGAGGACCCAAATCTGAAACGAGTTCGTGAGGACCTCCAACACCGAATTGATATTCTTAAGAAACAAGCTGAC TGCTATGATGACAAGGGGCCAGTCATTGATGCTGTTGTTTGGCACGATGGAGAAGTATGGAGAGTTGCTCTTGATACACAAAGCCTCGAGGACAAGCCTACCTCTGGAAAACTTGCCAATTTTGTGCCACTAACAAATTATAA GATTGAAAGGAAGTTTGGCGTGTTTAGCAAGTTGGATGCTTGTACATTTGTCGTTAATGTGTACGATGAGGGAAATATCTTAAGTATAGTTACAGATTGCTCTCCTCATGGTACTCATGTTGCTGGTATTGCTACTGCTTTCCATCCAAAG GAACCCTTGTTGAACGGAGTTGCTCCTGGTGCACAACTGATATCTTGTAAGATTGGAGACACGCGTTTAGGGTCAATGGAGACTGGAACTGGGCTGACTCGAGCATTGATAGCGGCTGTGGAG CATAAATGTGATCTCATAAATATGAGTTATGGTGAGCCAACATTACTTCCGGACTATGGTCGCTTTGTTGACCTTGTTAATGAG GCGGTAAACAAGTACCGGTTAATATTTGTGAGCAGTGCTGGTAATAGTGGGCCAGCTTTGAATACTGTTGGTGCTCCTGGTGGTACAAGTTCAAGTATTATAGGAGTTGGTGCCTATGTCTCTCCGTCGATGGCTGCTGGTGCTCATTGTGTGGTTGAAGCTCCCAGTGAAGGGCTTGAATATACTTG GTCAAGTCGTGGACCAACGGCAGATGGAGATCTTGGTGTTTGTATAAGTGCTCCTGGTGCTGCTGTTGCTCCCGTTCCTACATGGACCCTACAAAGACGAATGCTTATGAATGGGACCTCTATGGCATCTCCATCTGCCTGTGGGGGCATTGCATTACTCATTAGTGCAATGAAG GCTGAGAACATTACTGTGAGCCCGTATCTTGTGAGGAAGGCTCTTGAGAATACAACCATTCCGGTGGGTTGCTTACCAGAAGATAAATTATCCACTGGACAGGGGCTCATGCAAGTTGACAA GGCATATGAATATATTAGGCAGTCCCAGAATGTTCCTTGTGTTTGGTATAAAGTGAAGATTAATCAATCTGGAAAATTAT CTCCTACAACACGAGGAATTTACTTGAGAGAGGCTAGTGCCTGCCGTCAACTTTCTGAG TGGACAGTACAAATTGAACCCCAGTTTCATGAAGACGCGAATAACTTAGAAGAGCTGGTCCCTTTTGAGGAGTGTATCGCATTGCATTCCAGTGAAAAAACAGTTGTCACTGTTCCTGATTATTTGCTTCTCACACATAATGGACGCAGCTTCAA CGTAGTGGTTGACCCTTCCAATCTTAGTGATGGCCTGCACTATTATGAACTCTATGGCATTGATTGCAAGGCTCCATGGCGGGGTCCTTTATTCAGAATCCCAGTAACTATAACAAAGCCAGTAGTTGTGGTGGATCGCCCTCCAATAGTTTCTTTTACAAGAATGTCATTTTTACCAG GCCATATAGAGCGGAGGTTCATAGAGATACCACATGGTTCTAGTTGGGTTGAAGCAACCATACAAACTATAGGATTTGACACGACaaggaaattttttattgacacAGTTCAG aTTTTGCCCTTGAAAAGGCCTTTGAAGTGGGAGAGTGTGGTAACATTCTCGTCTCCTGCTTCCaagagtttttgttttcctgttGTGGGTGGTCAAACTATGGAACTGGCAATTGCTCAATTTTGGTCAAGTGGGATTGGAAGCAGGGAGTCATCGCTTGTAGATTTTGAG TTAACATTTCATGGAGTTAGTACCAACAAAGATGAAATAGTGTTTGATGGAAGTGAAGCGCCTGTCAGAATTGATGCTGAAGCTTTGTTGGCATCAGAAAAACTTACTCCTGCTGCCATCCTGAACAAG ATAAAAGTTCCATATCGGCCATGTGAAGCCAAACTTTGCACACTTCCTACGGATCGTGACAGATTGCCTTGTGGGAAACAGATTTTATCACTGACACTGAC cTACAAGTTCAAATTAGAAGATGGAGCTGAAGTGAAACCTACTATTCCATTGTTTAATGACCGTATATATGACAATAAATTTGAGTCTCAATTCTATATGATCTCTGACACAAATAAG CGTATTTTTGCTATGGGTGATGCATACCCAAAGTTCAAAAAACTCCCCAAGGGAGAATATAATTTACAGCTACATATAAG GCACGAGGATGTGCAATGTTTGGAAAAAATGAAGCAGTTGGTGGTgtttatagaaagaaaattggagGATAAG GATACAattaaattgaactttttctCTCAACCCGATGGTCCTATGATAGGGAATTCTGCTTACAAATCCTCAGTTTTAGTTCCTGG GAAAAAGGAAGCCTTCTTTATAGGCCCACCATCAAAAGATAAGTTCCCTAAg AATTCTCCTCAAGGATCGGTTCTCTCGGGAGCAATCTCATATGCAAAACTAGGTATTGTTAATTCAAGTAAGGAAAGTTCACGGAAGATGCCTGCATATTATCAAATCTCCTTCATAGTGCCACCAACTAAG CCTGAAGAAGACAAGGGTAAAGGATCTTCTCCAGCCTTGACGAAGACGATTTCTGAGCGTCTAATAGAAGAG GTTCGTGATGCAAagatcaaatttctttcaagCCTAAAACCTGAAAGCGATGAAGAGTTTTCAGAATGGAAGAAGTTGTGCTCATCCCTTAAG AGCGAATATCCAAACTACACCCCGCTGCTTTCAAAAGTACTGGAAGGTTTGATTTCTCAGAGAAATATTGAGGACAGAAGCTGCCATGACGAAGAG GTCATTGATGCTGCAAACGAGGTAGTTGATAGCATAGACAGAGATGAGCTGGCCAGGTATTTTGCACTGAAAAATGATCCCGAAGATGAAGACGTGGAG AAAatcaagaagaagatggaggcTACCCGCGATCAATTGGCAGGGGCACTATACCAAAAAGGGCTAGCCTTGGCAGAAATTGAGTCTTTAAAG AGCGAGGTTGAGAGTACTTCGACACTTGTTCGAGAAGATGCAAAAGATGCTGGGAAGTCTGAGGATTCTTTTGAAGAGAATTTCAAAGAACTGAGGAAATGGGTAGATGTCAAGTCTTCCAAGTTTGGAACTCTTGCAGTGTTGCGTGAAAAGCGCTGTGGGAGGCTAGGTACAGCGCTGAAG
- the LOC101219687 gene encoding uncharacterized protein LOC101219687 codes for MNQGVVSASCPPYITIPHYHHKNFKTFKSSKVPNALTLRSRFIHSRRPPICCTQTNPWEPAPVTFAPNNEEDETFLKKTDNIFESLNADRTTEVSEVETKELLEATNQPEVVHLQIFKWPMWFLGPSLLLTTGMAPTLWLPMSSVFLGPNVASLLSLIGLDCIYNLGAMLFLLMADACARPKQPIKPMSSEAPFSYQFWNMLANVFGFMIPLVMFYGSESGLIQPHLPFISLAVLLGPYILLLSVQILTEMLIWHWRSPVWLVTPIVYEGYRVLQLMRGLKLGAELSAPAWMMHTMRGLVCWWVLILGIQLMRVAWFAGIAASLSHKQEIVADTANHHVKVNLG; via the coding sequence ATGAATCAAGGTGTGGTATCAGCATCATGTCCTCCATATATTACCATACCCCACTACCACCATAAAAACTTCAAGACGTTCAAGTCCTCAAAGGTGCCCAATGCATTGACTCTCCGCTCACGTTTTATTCATTCTAGACGTCCTCCAATTTGTTGCACACAGACGAATCCTTGGGAACCTGCACCGGTCACATTTGCTCCCAACAATGAAGAGGATGAGACCTTCTTGAAGAAAACCGACAATATTTTTGAAAGTCTAAATGCTGATAGAACAACTGAAGTTTCGGAAGTAGAGACTAAAGAACTATTGGAGGCAACTAATCAACCAGAGGTGGTGCATTTGCAGATTTTCAAATGGCCAATGTGGTTTTTGGGGCCTTCTCTTCTCTTAACAACAGGGATGGCCCCAACATTGTGGCTTCCTATGTCATCTGTATTTCTCGGTCCCAATGTAGCCAGCCTCCTCTCTTTGATTGGACTCGACTGCATCTATAACCTTGGTGCTATGCTTTTTCTTCTCATGGCTGATGCTTGTGCACGGCCTAAACAACCAATAAAACCCATGAGCAGTGAGGCACCTTTCAGTTACCAATTCTGGAACATGCTTGCTAATGTGTTTGGATTTATGATCCCTTTAGTGATGTTTTATGGATCTGAAAGTGGGTTGATTCAACCCCATCTGCCTTTCATCTCCTTGGCAGTTCTATTGGGTCCCTATATTCTGCTCCTTTCAGTACAGATTTTGACCGAAATGCTGATATGGCACTGGCGATCCCCTGTCTGGCTGGTTACTCCAATTGTATACGAGGGTTATCGAGTTTTGCAGCTGATGAGAGGGTTGAAACTTGGGGCTGAGCTCAGTGCACCGGCCTGGATGATGCACACAATGAGAGGATTGGTTTGCTGGTGGGTGCTCATACTTGGTATTCAGCTCATGAGAGTAGCTTGGTTTGCTGGTATTGCTGCCTCTCTATCTCATAAGCAGGAAATTGTCGCTGATACCGCCAATCATCACGTAAAGGTGAATTTAGGATGA
- the LOC101219927 gene encoding 60S ribosomal protein L36-2, producing the protein MAPKQPNTGLFVGLNKGHIVTKKELAPRPSDRKGKSSKRVLFVRSLIREVAGFAPYEKRITELLKVGKDKRALKVAKRKLGTHKRAKKKREEMSSVLRKMRAGGGAEKKK; encoded by the exons ATGGCTCCGAAACAGCCGAATACTGGCCTTTTTGTTGGTCTGAACAAGGGCCACATTGTCACCAAGAAGGAGTTGGCCCCACGGCCCTCAGATCGTAAAGGA AAATCAAGTAAAAGAGTCCTCTTTGTCCGGAGTTTGATCCGGGAAGTTGCTGGTTTTGCCCCATATGAGAAGAGAATCACTGAGCTTCTAAAAGTTGGAAAGGACAAGCGTGCTCTGAAGGTAGCCAAAAGAAAGCTTGGAACCCACAAGAGAgcgaagaagaagagagaggaaaTGTCCAGTGTTCTAAGAAAGATGAG GGCCGGTGGAGGTGctgagaagaagaagtga
- the LOC101219447 gene encoding uncharacterized protein LOC101219447 → MLGISYGEVLLLIGATAALIGPKDLPLISRMAGRMAGRAIGYVQLARGQFDSMMEQTNARKVHKELQDTLAQLDAIRHEIRSISILNPGPLTQRLVDNPELKAADSGVTSNSAEEKPTVETTPVAEKTAPAASILKVATSQISNEHSRATTFARLAESPNIKNGSSASLPITTDVEKLNDEFGLPVLPVSAENTGLLPKRPEEFKGSDIMLEAVLEAEVAHNAKEFFSSHQSQMKQEQE, encoded by the exons ATGCTAGGCATTTCATATGGAGAAGTCCTCCTCCTTATTGGTGCTACTGCTGCCTTAATTG GGCCAAAGGATCTCCCATTGATATCAAGAATGGCAGGAAGGATGGCTGGCAGAGCAATTGGATATGTTCAGTTAGCTCGAGGTCAGTTTGACTCTATGATGGAACAAACCAATGCTCGCAAG GTTCACAAGGAATTGCAAGACACGTTGGCTCAACTTGATGCTATTCGCCATGAAATTCGAAGCATTTCAATCTTGAATCCTGGGCCATTGACTCAAAGGCTTGTTGACAACCCTGAGCTCAAAGCAGCTGATAGTGGTGTAACTA GTAATTCAGCCGAAGAAAAACCTACTGTGGAGACTACACCAGTTGCTGAGAAAACTGCACCAGCAGCTAGCATCCTCAAG GTTGCAACTTCACAAATATCAAATGAGCACAGCCGAGCAACTACGTTTGCCAGGTTGGCTGAATCACCGAACATAAAGAATGGATCCTCTGCCTCGTTGCCAATTACTACAGATGTAGAGAAGCTGAATGACGAGTTTGGACTTCCCGTCTTACCTGTGTCGGCTGAAAATACTGGGTTGTTACCTAAGCGCCCGG AGGAGTTTAAAGGGTCTGACATAATGTTAGAAGCAGTATTGGAAGCAGAGGTTGCTCACAATGCAAAAGAATTTTTCTCATCTCATCAAAGTCAAATGAAACAGGaacaagaatga
- the LOC101220162 gene encoding tripeptidyl-peptidase 2 isoform X2, producing the protein MQNAPLLLQFPILPSLLFPFSSLSLPSPTAPSIPFLTSLVHTSVLRKRFCFQAMPSAGGGDGLVNGGGAFSGFSLTESSFLASLMPKKEIAADRFIEANPEFDGRGVLIAIFDSGVDPAAAGLQVTSDGKPKILDILDCTGSGDVDISKVVKADEDGCIIGASGASLVVNSSWKNPSGEWHVGYKFVYELFTDTLTSRLKKERKKDWDEKNQEEIAKAVKVLDDFDQKHTKVEDPNLKRVREDLQHRIDILKKQADCYDDKGPVIDAVVWHDGEVWRVALDTQSLEDKPTSGKLANFVPLTNYKIERKFGVFSKLDACTFVVNVYDEGNILSIVTDCSPHGTHVAGIATAFHPKEPLLNGVAPGAQLISCKIGDTRLGSMETGTGLTRALIAAVEHKCDLINMSYGEPTLLPDYGRFVDLVNEAVNKYRLIFVSSAGNSGPALNTVGAPGGTSSSIIGVGAYVSPSMAAGAHCVVEAPSEGLEYTWSSRGPTADGDLGVCISAPGAAVAPVPTWTLQRRMLMNGTSMASPSACGGIALLISAMKAENITVSPYLVRKALENTTIPVGCLPEDKLSTGQGLMQVDKAYEYIRQSQNVPCVWYKVKINQSGKLSPTTRGIYLREASACRQLSEWTVQIEPQFHEDANNLEELVPFEECIALHSSEKTVVTVPDYLLLTHNGRSFNVVVDPSNLSDGLHYYELYGIDCKAPWRGPLFRIPVTITKPVVVVDRPPIVSFTRMSFLPGHIERRFIEIPHGSSWVEATIQTIGFDTTRKFFIDTVQILPLKRPLKWESVVTFSSPASKSFCFPVVGGQTMELAIAQFWSSGIGSRESSLVDFELTFHGVSTNKDEIVFDGSEAPVRIDAEALLASEKLTPAAILNKIKVPYRPCEAKLCTLPTDRDRLPCGKQILSLTLTYKFKLEDGAEVKPTIPLFNDRIYDNKFESQFYMISDTNKRIFAMGDAYPKFKKLPKGEYNLQLHIRHEDVQCLEKMKQLVVFIERKLEDKDTIKLNFFSQPDGPMIGNSAYKSSVLVPGKKEAFFIGPPSKDKFPKNSPQGSVLSGAISYAKLGIVNSSKESSRKMPAYYQISFIVPPTKPEEDKGKGSSPALTKTISERLIEEVRDAKIKFLSSLKPESDEEFSEWKKLCSSLKSEYPNYTPLLSKVLEGLISQRNIEDRSCHDEENLRKKNNQETKWGSTGNSSSHQSAKSLSS; encoded by the exons ATGCAAAATGCACCGCTTTTACTTCAATTCCCCATTCTGCCCTCCCTGCTCTTccccttctcttctctttcacTTCCTTCTCCCACTGCTCCTTCCATTCCATTTCTTACCTCATTAGTCCACACCTCTGTTCTTCGAAAACGATTTTGTTTTCAGGCAATGCCTTCTGCTGGCGGTGGCGACGGCCTCGTTAATGGTGGTGGTGCTTTCTCCGGCTTCAGTCTCACTGAATCCTCCTTCTTAGCCTCTTTAATGCCTAAGAAAGAAATTGCTGCTGATCGCTTCATTGAGGCTAATCCTGAGTTCGATGGCCGTGGTGTTCTTATTGCGATTTTTG ATAGTGGTGTTGACCCTGCTGCTGCGGGATTGCAAGTGACATCAGATGGAAAGCCTAAGATATTGGATATTCTTGATTG TACGGGGAGCGGCGATGTTGATATTTCGAAGGTGGTGAAGGCTGATGAAGATGGTTGCATTATTGGAGCTTCAG GGGCTTCTTTGGTTGTCAATTCTTCGTGGAAGAACCCTTCTGGTGAGTGGCATGTGGggtataaatttgtttatgagTTATTTACAGACACATTGACTTCTCGTTTGAAG aaagagagaaagaaggatTGGGATGAAAAGAACCAGGAGGAGATTGCCAAGGCTGTTAAGGTTCTTGATGACTTTGATCAG AAACACACCAAGGTGGAGGACCCAAATCTGAAACGAGTTCGTGAGGACCTCCAACACCGAATTGATATTCTTAAGAAACAAGCTGAC TGCTATGATGACAAGGGGCCAGTCATTGATGCTGTTGTTTGGCACGATGGAGAAGTATGGAGAGTTGCTCTTGATACACAAAGCCTCGAGGACAAGCCTACCTCTGGAAAACTTGCCAATTTTGTGCCACTAACAAATTATAA GATTGAAAGGAAGTTTGGCGTGTTTAGCAAGTTGGATGCTTGTACATTTGTCGTTAATGTGTACGATGAGGGAAATATCTTAAGTATAGTTACAGATTGCTCTCCTCATGGTACTCATGTTGCTGGTATTGCTACTGCTTTCCATCCAAAG GAACCCTTGTTGAACGGAGTTGCTCCTGGTGCACAACTGATATCTTGTAAGATTGGAGACACGCGTTTAGGGTCAATGGAGACTGGAACTGGGCTGACTCGAGCATTGATAGCGGCTGTGGAG CATAAATGTGATCTCATAAATATGAGTTATGGTGAGCCAACATTACTTCCGGACTATGGTCGCTTTGTTGACCTTGTTAATGAG GCGGTAAACAAGTACCGGTTAATATTTGTGAGCAGTGCTGGTAATAGTGGGCCAGCTTTGAATACTGTTGGTGCTCCTGGTGGTACAAGTTCAAGTATTATAGGAGTTGGTGCCTATGTCTCTCCGTCGATGGCTGCTGGTGCTCATTGTGTGGTTGAAGCTCCCAGTGAAGGGCTTGAATATACTTG GTCAAGTCGTGGACCAACGGCAGATGGAGATCTTGGTGTTTGTATAAGTGCTCCTGGTGCTGCTGTTGCTCCCGTTCCTACATGGACCCTACAAAGACGAATGCTTATGAATGGGACCTCTATGGCATCTCCATCTGCCTGTGGGGGCATTGCATTACTCATTAGTGCAATGAAG GCTGAGAACATTACTGTGAGCCCGTATCTTGTGAGGAAGGCTCTTGAGAATACAACCATTCCGGTGGGTTGCTTACCAGAAGATAAATTATCCACTGGACAGGGGCTCATGCAAGTTGACAA GGCATATGAATATATTAGGCAGTCCCAGAATGTTCCTTGTGTTTGGTATAAAGTGAAGATTAATCAATCTGGAAAATTAT CTCCTACAACACGAGGAATTTACTTGAGAGAGGCTAGTGCCTGCCGTCAACTTTCTGAG TGGACAGTACAAATTGAACCCCAGTTTCATGAAGACGCGAATAACTTAGAAGAGCTGGTCCCTTTTGAGGAGTGTATCGCATTGCATTCCAGTGAAAAAACAGTTGTCACTGTTCCTGATTATTTGCTTCTCACACATAATGGACGCAGCTTCAA CGTAGTGGTTGACCCTTCCAATCTTAGTGATGGCCTGCACTATTATGAACTCTATGGCATTGATTGCAAGGCTCCATGGCGGGGTCCTTTATTCAGAATCCCAGTAACTATAACAAAGCCAGTAGTTGTGGTGGATCGCCCTCCAATAGTTTCTTTTACAAGAATGTCATTTTTACCAG GCCATATAGAGCGGAGGTTCATAGAGATACCACATGGTTCTAGTTGGGTTGAAGCAACCATACAAACTATAGGATTTGACACGACaaggaaattttttattgacacAGTTCAG aTTTTGCCCTTGAAAAGGCCTTTGAAGTGGGAGAGTGTGGTAACATTCTCGTCTCCTGCTTCCaagagtttttgttttcctgttGTGGGTGGTCAAACTATGGAACTGGCAATTGCTCAATTTTGGTCAAGTGGGATTGGAAGCAGGGAGTCATCGCTTGTAGATTTTGAG TTAACATTTCATGGAGTTAGTACCAACAAAGATGAAATAGTGTTTGATGGAAGTGAAGCGCCTGTCAGAATTGATGCTGAAGCTTTGTTGGCATCAGAAAAACTTACTCCTGCTGCCATCCTGAACAAG ATAAAAGTTCCATATCGGCCATGTGAAGCCAAACTTTGCACACTTCCTACGGATCGTGACAGATTGCCTTGTGGGAAACAGATTTTATCACTGACACTGAC cTACAAGTTCAAATTAGAAGATGGAGCTGAAGTGAAACCTACTATTCCATTGTTTAATGACCGTATATATGACAATAAATTTGAGTCTCAATTCTATATGATCTCTGACACAAATAAG CGTATTTTTGCTATGGGTGATGCATACCCAAAGTTCAAAAAACTCCCCAAGGGAGAATATAATTTACAGCTACATATAAG GCACGAGGATGTGCAATGTTTGGAAAAAATGAAGCAGTTGGTGGTgtttatagaaagaaaattggagGATAAG GATACAattaaattgaactttttctCTCAACCCGATGGTCCTATGATAGGGAATTCTGCTTACAAATCCTCAGTTTTAGTTCCTGG GAAAAAGGAAGCCTTCTTTATAGGCCCACCATCAAAAGATAAGTTCCCTAAg AATTCTCCTCAAGGATCGGTTCTCTCGGGAGCAATCTCATATGCAAAACTAGGTATTGTTAATTCAAGTAAGGAAAGTTCACGGAAGATGCCTGCATATTATCAAATCTCCTTCATAGTGCCACCAACTAAG CCTGAAGAAGACAAGGGTAAAGGATCTTCTCCAGCCTTGACGAAGACGATTTCTGAGCGTCTAATAGAAGAG GTTCGTGATGCAAagatcaaatttctttcaagCCTAAAACCTGAAAGCGATGAAGAGTTTTCAGAATGGAAGAAGTTGTGCTCATCCCTTAAG AGCGAATATCCAAACTACACCCCGCTGCTTTCAAAAGTACTGGAAGGTTTGATTTCTCAGAGAAATATTGAGGACAGAAGCTGCCATGACGAAGAG aatttacgcaaaaaaaataatcaagagACAAAATGGGGGAGCACAGGAAATTCTTCAAGTCACCAATCagccaaaagcttaagctctTAA